One window of the Alligator mississippiensis isolate rAllMis1 chromosome 5, rAllMis1, whole genome shotgun sequence genome contains the following:
- the LOC132250879 gene encoding endogenous retroviral envelope protein HEMO-like: MVYNFSKEPHVALIANRSEFYIDSNFTSCNISWSSRIAAERGPSYTMHINRKCRIWQNNCRDLSTLSAPGLYWLCRNRAHKILPWNWVGACTLGRVITGFEMHSAIYLEQVKNFNHHMKRAVNPLATRNRGFHQFVRTFIPWLGVRELELAIINVSATMEAMGNATVDAIQALQKEISQISQVTIQHRIALDYLLVSQGGVCVLVNSTCCVYVNQDMRIETDIRKIRNQLRVLHQVASENTDWGLEEMWSWLTSWLPDFGALGKKILYGILFVLIVLIMFYVLVQLILCCVKASRRSFSKARKPTAESRIMVLQKCEQIERKHERLHDEIEGLMRMEI, translated from the coding sequence atggtctacaacttttctaaggaacctcatgttgctctcattgcaaacagatcggaattttacattgactccaattttacttcttgtaatatatcttggtccagcaggatagcagctgaacgtggaccgtcctatacgatgcatatcaatcgaaagtgccggatatggcaaaacaactgtcgagatttgagtaccctttctgccccaggcctttactggctctgcagaaacagggctcataaaatcttgccctggaattgggtgggggcatgcactcttggacgtgttatcactggtttcgaaatgcatagtgcaatatatctggaacaagtaaaaaatttcaaccatcacatgaaaagggcggttaaccccttagctaccagaaacagagggttccatcaatttgtgagaaccttcataccgtggcttggagtaagagaattggaactagccataattaacgtttcagccacaatggaagctatgggaaatgccactgtggatgcaattcaggctctgcaaaaagagatctcccagatctcacaagtaactatacaacaccgcatagccctagattacctattggtatcccagggaggagtatgtgtcttagtaaactccacctgttgtgtctatgtcaatcaggacatgcgaatcgaaactgacattcgcaaaatccgaaatcagttaagggtcttacatcaagtggcctcagaaaatactgactggggtctagaagaaatgtggtcttggctaacctcctggctcccagatttcggggcccttggcaagaaaatcctgtatggaatattgtttgtcttgatagttctgataatgttctatgtcttagtgcaactgatcctctgttgcgtgaaagccagcaggagaagctttagcaaggcaagaaaacccacagcagagtctagaataatggtgttacaaaagtgtgagcagattgaaagaaaacatgaaaggctgcatgatgaaatagaggggctcatgagaatggaaatttaa